AACCAGAAAAGCAGGCTGGGGGCCTTTCTCGATCCGCTGGCGGACAAATTCCTTCTCATTGCCGCCTTTGTGGTCCTTGCCTTCAGGGGGTTCATCCCCGCCTGGCTGGCGGTTACGGTCATCACCCGGGATATCCTGATCCTCTTGGGGGTATTGATATTGTTCTTAACCAAACAGAACATCGTTATCCACCCATCGATAGTAAGCAAGATAACCACCTGTCTCCAACTCGGGACGGTCTTTCTGGTGCTTGCCGGGAATCATTTTCATCTTTTTTCAAAGGCCATTCCCATTATTTATGTCGTCACCGGGGTATTGACCATCGCATCGGGACTTCATTATATGCGGTCCTGGTTCCAGATGATGGGTGAAGGATCTCCGGACAATGATGCGCCCTGAAAATAATTCACTCCTACTTCATGACGGTCATCCCCTTGGCAATGCCGCTTCCCTGGACCGCCCTGCAGATGGCGATCTTCTCCTTTACCGTTACCACTTCGATCGTTCCGGCCTTCTCCATGCTCTGGTCCAGCACCTCGCCGGTCTGCGGGTCCCGCAGGATCTCGGTCCTCCCCACCTGGAAGGTCTGGCCCGCGCTGACGCCCTCTCTGGTCCCCCGGTTGATGTATACCCTGTCCCCCTTGACCAGGATCACGGTCCCTGTCCATGGAATCTCCGAAAGCTTGGCCGTAAGGAAACCCACCGCCTCATCGACCGCCTGCTCCACGGCCTTGCCCGCGTTGGTCTTTTTGAAGCCGCCCAGGTCCCCTGAAAACCCATGGCGGGAAACCCCTACGGAGAGACCCGTATCCGAAACCTTGCCGTAGCATTTCTTGGAGGCCAGCACCTGCCCTGTGCTTGAATCGACGACATAGATTACGGTGTTGATTTCAGCCATGCTCGTTCCGGCCCCGAGCCGGATACCGGCAAAACCGATACCGCCTCCACCCCCTTCGGTAGCCTCGGCAAAATGGGTGATATCGCCCTTGACCAGCAGTTGGGCCGGGGTCATCTGCCCGGTGACCACCGTCTTCCCGCCGCCGGCCGTCCTTCCGCTGGCCGCCAGGTCCTGCTCCTCCATGGCCTCCCCCCGCATGTCCTTCTCGCCCAGGACGATGAATCTCCCGGTCTGGGCAAGGCTGTCCGTGAGTACGGCACCCCAGGCGTCTCCCAGATCCCACTGGCCGCTCCAGTTGGAACGGTTTTCGAACTTGGAAACCATGATGCTGTACCGAAGCCCCCCTTCGGCGGCAAGCGCCGATACACAGGGAACGAATATTCCCGCACAAAAGAAGACGATCATGAAAATACATCTTTTTCGAAACAT
This Deltaproteobacteria bacterium DNA region includes the following protein-coding sequences:
- a CDS encoding CDP-alcohol phosphatidyltransferase family protein; this translates as MTIPNLITTLRIILVPIFIIYLINERFLEALTVFVLAGLSDGIDGLLARLLNQKSRLGAFLDPLADKFLLIAAFVVLAFRGFIPAWLAVTVITRDILILLGVLILFLTKQNIVIHPSIVSKITTCLQLGTVFLVLAGNHFHLFSKAIPIIYVVTGVLTIASGLHYMRSWFQMMGEGSPDNDAP